One Thomasclavelia spiroformis DSM 1552 DNA window includes the following coding sequences:
- the rlmD gene encoding 23S rRNA (uracil(1939)-C(5))-methyltransferase RlmD, whose protein sequence is MKCLIERKCGSCKYINIDYNKQLEIKTNYCKDLLKNNNLNMYKVEKIKGMQYPYEYRNKIIVAFNQKYEFGFYEENSHRIIPYNRCLLHEEVSDLIIKKIQSLLKRYQVSIYDEKRQRGLLRHVLIRRAIVKDQTMIVLVCNDNVFKGSKNFCNELVKSFPSIKTVVLNVNKRKTSIVLGNEEKVLYGKGFIVDELCGLTFKISPKSFYQINHEQCQALYNKAIDLLELKGDEIVIDAYCGIGTIGMVAAKKAKEVIGVELNQDAIKDANNNARMNKIGNIRFVNDDASNFMAVLAKTKQRVDCVIMDPPRSGSTKEFMDAIKILNPKKVVYISCDPTTQIRDIKYFSKLGYRGNVLYPFDMFPHTIHTETIVLLSSVS, encoded by the coding sequence ATGAAATGTTTAATTGAAAGAAAATGTGGAAGTTGTAAATATATTAATATTGACTATAATAAACAATTAGAAATTAAAACAAATTATTGTAAAGATTTATTGAAAAATAATAATTTAAATATGTATAAAGTAGAAAAAATCAAAGGAATGCAATATCCATATGAGTATCGTAATAAGATTATTGTTGCTTTTAATCAAAAATATGAATTTGGTTTTTATGAAGAAAACAGTCATCGTATTATTCCTTATAATCGATGTTTATTACATGAAGAAGTTAGTGATTTAATAATAAAGAAAATTCAAAGCTTGTTAAAAAGATATCAAGTAAGTATTTATGATGAAAAACGTCAACGAGGATTATTACGTCATGTTTTAATTCGTCGTGCAATTGTTAAAGATCAAACAATGATCGTATTAGTATGTAATGATAATGTGTTTAAAGGATCGAAGAATTTTTGTAATGAGTTAGTTAAGAGTTTTCCAAGTATTAAAACAGTTGTTTTAAATGTTAATAAAAGAAAGACAAGTATTGTTTTAGGTAATGAGGAAAAGGTTTTATATGGTAAAGGGTTTATTGTTGATGAATTGTGTGGCTTGACTTTTAAGATTTCACCGAAATCTTTTTATCAGATAAATCATGAACAATGTCAGGCTTTATATAATAAAGCAATTGATTTATTGGAATTAAAGGGTGATGAAATAGTAATTGATGCTTATTGTGGAATTGGAACAATTGGTATGGTTGCTGCTAAAAAGGCTAAAGAGGTTATTGGCGTAGAACTTAATCAAGACGCCATAAAAGATGCTAATAATAATGCAAGAATGAATAAAATAGGGAATATTAGATTTGTAAATGATGATGCATCGAATTTTATGGCTGTACTAGCAAAGACTAAACAACGTGTTGATTGTGTTATTATGGATCCCCCACGTAGTGGTAGTACTAAAGAATTTATGGATGCTATTAAAATCTTAAATCCTAAAAAAGTAGTTTATATATCATGTGATCCAACTACTCAAATTAGAGATATAAAATATTTTTCTAAATTAGGTTATCGAGGTAATGTTTTATATCCATTTGATATGTTCCCTCATACAATTCATACAGAAACAATTGTTTTATTATCAAGTGTTAGTTAA
- a CDS encoding YveK family protein, whose translation MDKTELNDEVQIDLSELFKLIRKHLKSIVIFMLIGAILVGAYTAFMVDKKYSSQGTILLKAEVIDGAIDNNQLNSNESMVANYIELLQGNNIQDKVAKNLDISSGLVSNALQVSNTEDTQIIEISATTTDPGLSKRIVDETINVFTETVKEILDVSNIIMVDNAEINTAPVSPNIQKNMVLGAVAGIVISLGYILLTYLLDSKIKNADVAEQVLNLPVLGIVPYFEDQ comes from the coding sequence ATGGATAAAACTGAATTAAATGATGAAGTTCAAATAGACTTATCAGAATTATTTAAATTAATTAGAAAACATTTAAAATCAATTGTGATATTTATGCTAATTGGAGCCATATTAGTTGGAGCCTATACAGCATTTATGGTAGATAAAAAATATTCATCACAGGGAACTATCTTATTAAAAGCTGAAGTAATAGATGGTGCAATTGATAATAATCAATTAAATTCTAATGAATCGATGGTTGCAAACTACATCGAATTATTACAAGGAAATAATATTCAAGATAAAGTTGCTAAAAATTTAGATATTTCATCTGGCTTAGTAAGTAATGCTTTACAGGTTTCAAATACTGAAGATACACAAATAATTGAAATAAGTGCTACAACAACTGATCCTGGCTTATCTAAAAGAATTGTTGATGAAACAATCAACGTATTTACAGAAACAGTAAAAGAGATATTAGATGTATCTAATATTATTATGGTTGATAATGCCGAAATTAACACTGCTCCTGTTTCGCCTAACATTCAAAAAAATATGGTTTTAGGTGCAGTTGCAGGAATAGTTATTTCTTTAGGATACATATTATTAACTTATTTATTGGATAGTAAAATTAAAAATGCAGATGTTGCTGAACAAGTTTTAAATTTACCTGTATTAGGAATAGTTCCATATTTTGAGGATCAATAA
- a CDS encoding tyrosine-protein phosphatase, with product MELIDIHSHYAWDIDDGIANLNDAKEALTKAKKQNIKRIVATPHIIPGTTNDLNLIKQRINDFIKLAKEYGIIGYCGSEVMLNDECLIGLQNNLIIPINNGPYVLVEFNLSRKINGDCLDYLYEYSLKHKLIIAHVERYFYKDLDLSMISSWIKHGYIIQVNSSSFLGENGSKIKKNAYKLLEKGLIHVIANDTHRASRHRFPNLHDTYELLSKKYEEKNIRQLMYDNPLAIINGKEVLPVQVKKLSLFKRRK from the coding sequence ATGGAATTGATCGATATCCATAGTCATTATGCTTGGGATATTGATGATGGTATTGCAAACTTGAATGATGCTAAAGAAGCACTAACAAAAGCAAAAAAACAAAATATAAAAAGAATCGTTGCAACACCACATATTATTCCAGGAACAACAAATGATCTTAATTTAATTAAACAAAGAATTAATGATTTTATCAAATTAGCTAAAGAATATGGAATTATTGGGTATTGTGGCAGTGAAGTTATGCTTAATGATGAATGTTTAATTGGGTTACAAAACAATTTAATTATTCCCATCAACAATGGTCCATATGTACTTGTTGAATTTAATTTATCAAGAAAGATAAATGGTGATTGTCTTGATTATTTATATGAATATTCATTAAAGCACAAATTAATCATTGCTCATGTTGAAAGATATTTTTATAAAGATTTAGATTTATCAATGATTAGTTCATGGATAAAGCATGGTTATATCATCCAAGTAAACAGTTCTAGTTTTCTTGGTGAAAATGGCAGTAAAATTAAAAAAAATGCCTATAAATTATTGGAAAAAGGATTAATTCATGTTATTGCTAATGATACTCATAGAGCATCAAGACATCGTTTTCCAAATTTGCATGATACATACGAATTATTATCTAAAAAATATGAAGAAAAAAATATTAGACAATTAATGTATGATAACCCTCTTGCTATCATTAACGGTAAAGAGGTTTTACCAGTACAAGTAAAAAAACTATCATTGTTTAAAAGGAGAAAATAA
- a CDS encoding CpsD/CapB family tyrosine-protein kinase: MFKKKTKKESESTLLITNPNQKNSRVDYNEIYRHIRTNIEYSAVGQDIKVINITSAAPSESKSTTSLNLAMIYAAKYPKVLLIDADLKKPVLHKYLKLSNTNGLTNALIDYDKNKKINQSYFQKITDKSFVGELSVLTSGIKVPNPSELLSKPIFEEFIKKLKEMYDFIIIDCPPVMVVSDAIPIGNVVDGTIFICSSKSTNRKDAKSAIEILQKNNVHIIGTVLTQVEDDGMNSKYYYYYY; the protein is encoded by the coding sequence ATGTTTAAGAAAAAAACAAAAAAAGAAAGTGAATCCACGTTGTTAATAACCAACCCTAATCAAAAAAATAGTCGCGTTGATTATAATGAAATTTATCGTCATATACGTACAAATATTGAATATTCAGCTGTTGGACAAGATATTAAAGTAATTAATATTACTTCTGCAGCTCCATCTGAATCTAAAAGTACCACTTCATTGAATTTAGCAATGATTTATGCTGCTAAATATCCTAAAGTTTTACTCATCGATGCAGATTTAAAAAAACCAGTGTTACATAAATATCTAAAACTTTCTAATACTAACGGTCTTACTAATGCATTGATTGATTATGATAAAAATAAAAAGATCAATCAATCATATTTTCAAAAAATAACTGATAAGTCTTTTGTTGGGGAATTAAGTGTTTTAACATCAGGGATTAAAGTACCTAATCCTTCAGAATTATTAAGTAAACCTATTTTTGAAGAATTTATAAAAAAATTAAAAGAAATGTATGATTTTATTATTATTGACTGCCCTCCAGTAATGGTAGTTAGTGATGCTATCCCAATTGGAAATGTAGTAGATGGAACTATATTTATATGTTCTTCTAAATCTACTAATCGTAAAGATGCAAAATCAGCAATTGAAATTTTACAGAAAAACAACGTACACATAATTGGCACAGTATTGACACAAGTTGAAGATGATGGCATGAATTCTAAGTATTATTATTACTATTATTAA
- a CDS encoding LysR family transcriptional regulator yields the protein MEIRVLKYFLMVAREENITRAASLLHITQPTLSRQLIQLEEELGVTLFLRNKHRITLTEDGMLLRRRAEEIVSLSKKIKEDLSNKSKELTGKICIGSGELKSSQFLAELINSFHQQHPLVKFEIYSGNSDNIKERIDNGLLDIGLLQEPVDIAKYSFARTPFKERWGILVNKSCNLSKKNLIKPEDLVNVPVIMPQRELVQNELKNWFGDYADQIESVASGNLLYNQAALARCHMGCIITLELNCTYDDLHFVPFSPKLESGTVLVWKKTQFFSPAATAFIQFSRNYIKNINNTL from the coding sequence GTGGAGATACGTGTTTTAAAATATTTTTTAATGGTGGCTAGGGAAGAAAATATTACTAGAGCAGCTAGTCTTTTACATATTACTCAACCGACTCTTTCTAGACAATTAATTCAATTAGAAGAAGAATTAGGGGTTACATTATTTTTAAGAAATAAACATCGTATTACTTTAACAGAAGATGGTATGTTACTTAGAAGAAGAGCTGAAGAAATTGTATCGTTATCAAAAAAGATTAAAGAAGATTTATCTAATAAAAGCAAAGAATTAACGGGAAAAATATGTATTGGCAGTGGTGAATTAAAAAGTTCTCAATTTTTAGCTGAGCTAATTAATTCTTTTCATCAACAACACCCACTAGTGAAATTTGAAATTTATAGTGGTAATTCTGATAATATCAAAGAACGAATCGACAATGGTTTATTGGATATTGGTTTGCTTCAAGAGCCTGTTGATATTGCAAAATATAGTTTTGCACGTACGCCATTTAAAGAAAGATGGGGAATTCTTGTTAATAAAAGTTGTAACTTAAGCAAAAAAAATTTAATAAAACCAGAAGATTTAGTAAATGTTCCCGTTATTATGCCACAGCGTGAACTTGTTCAAAATGAATTAAAAAATTGGTTTGGTGATTATGCTGATCAAATTGAAAGTGTCGCAAGTGGTAATTTACTATATAATCAAGCAGCCCTGGCACGTTGTCATATGGGATGTATTATTACACTTGAACTCAATTGTACTTATGATGATTTACACTTTGTTCCGTTTTCACCAAAATTAGAATCAGGTACTGTTTTAGTATGGAAAAAAACTCAGTTTTTTTCACCAGCAGCAACTGCATTTATTCAATTTTCTAGAAATTATATAAAAAACATAAACAATACCTTATAA
- a CDS encoding class D sortase, with protein sequence MKLHHKQSKIMALILVPLSFTFICYLTLYMLISPVIDPLISIYNLIASDYAPELNEENSQNLYANKLVSSDIIKASQIIQPNFGDMFGKLTIDSVNIKVNLYYGDDREQLRHGAGLFAGSFLPGFNRTILIAGHSIPYFEPLGNIKTGDIISISTHYGDFQYKITNTKIADADDSSNYDLKQDKKEQLILYTCYPFELIGYKSQRLFVYADKISGPTIVEGQ encoded by the coding sequence ATGAAATTACATCATAAACAAAGTAAAATAATGGCACTAATATTAGTGCCATTATCTTTTACATTTATCTGCTATTTGACATTATATATGTTAATAAGTCCTGTAATTGACCCTTTAATATCTATTTATAACTTGATTGCAAGTGACTATGCACCTGAATTAAATGAAGAAAATTCTCAAAATTTATATGCAAATAAATTAGTGTCTTCTGATATTATTAAAGCTTCTCAAATTATTCAACCAAATTTTGGTGATATGTTTGGAAAACTTACGATTGATTCGGTCAATATTAAAGTAAATTTATATTATGGTGATGATAGAGAGCAATTAAGACATGGTGCCGGATTATTTGCCGGATCTTTTTTACCAGGATTTAATCGTACGATTCTTATCGCTGGGCATTCAATACCTTATTTTGAACCTTTAGGAAATATTAAAACAGGTGATATTATTAGTATTTCTACTCACTATGGAGATTTCCAATATAAAATAACAAATACAAAAATTGCTGATGCGGATGATAGTTCAAATTATGATTTAAAACAAGATAAAAAAGAACAGTTAATTTTATATACATGTTATCCATTTGAATTAATCGGTTATAAATCTCAACGACTATTTGTTTATGCTGATAAAATAAGTGGACCAACTATAGTGGAGGGACAATAA
- a CDS encoding polysaccharide biosynthesis protein encodes MKATNEKLQLNFRRIILIITDILCVIFSLYGALLLRFNGPIPEHYLERLFIMSLPILVIAIAIFWYFRLYHSLWQFASIIELRNIVLTTIVDSLANIILFEVSGNSLPRSCYFIYFMLLTMFLGGERFLYRLLRLKHSKIGFNIDNKEVKDLQKVMIIGAGLAGEKIYREIINSKQVYKQVMCFIDDDRSKQGRSVHGVTVYGGRDKIVEAVEKFGIEEILVAIPSADKKELADVLNICKETKCLIKKLPGMYELLNGNVHISDFKEVDVLDLLGRDPIEVNLEDIMGYVTDKVVMVTGGGGSIGSELCRQIAASKPKQLIIVDIYENNAYDIQLELKEKYHDLNLEVMIASVRNTKRVDSLFKRFRPDIVYHAAAHKHVPLMEDSPNEAVKNNVFGTLNVVKAADKYNTKRFILISTDKAVNPTNVMGATKRICEMIVQSYNKKSKTEFVAVRFGNVLGSNGSVIPLFKKQIKAGGPVTVTHPDIIRYFMTIPEAVSLVLQAGAYAKGGEIFILDMGKPVNIADMARNLIKLSGFEPDVDIKIEYTGLRPGEKLYEELLMKEEGLQETPNKLIHIGKPIEMNEEVFFERLKELKEEAYEEVEDIRTFIKELVPTYKNPNEKTITKEKVAV; translated from the coding sequence ATGAAGGCAACAAATGAAAAATTGCAATTAAATTTTAGAAGAATAATATTAATAATAACCGATATTTTATGTGTCATATTTTCATTATATGGAGCATTGTTGCTTAGATTTAATGGACCTATTCCAGAACATTACTTAGAGCGGTTATTTATAATGTCATTGCCAATACTGGTTATTGCAATTGCAATCTTCTGGTATTTTAGACTTTATCATAGCTTATGGCAGTTTGCTTCGATTATTGAACTTAGAAATATTGTTCTGACAACTATTGTTGACAGTTTAGCAAACATTATTTTATTTGAAGTTAGCGGTAACAGTTTACCTAGAAGCTGTTATTTTATTTACTTTATGCTCTTGACGATGTTTTTAGGTGGTGAACGTTTTTTATATCGTTTGCTTAGATTAAAACACAGTAAAATCGGTTTTAATATCGATAATAAAGAAGTAAAAGATCTACAAAAAGTTATGATCATTGGTGCTGGGTTAGCTGGAGAAAAGATCTATCGAGAAATCATCAATTCTAAACAGGTATATAAACAAGTAATGTGCTTTATTGACGATGATCGTAGCAAGCAGGGAAGAAGTGTTCATGGAGTTACAGTCTATGGCGGAAGAGATAAGATTGTAGAAGCTGTTGAAAAGTTTGGCATTGAAGAGATTTTAGTAGCTATCCCTTCGGCTGATAAAAAAGAACTGGCAGATGTTTTGAATATCTGTAAGGAAACAAAATGTCTGATTAAAAAATTACCGGGTATGTATGAATTATTAAATGGCAATGTTCATATTTCTGATTTTAAGGAAGTAGATGTTTTAGATTTACTGGGACGTGATCCAATTGAAGTCAACCTAGAAGATATCATGGGTTATGTAACGGATAAAGTAGTCATGGTAACCGGTGGAGGCGGATCAATCGGTAGCGAGCTATGCCGTCAGATTGCGGCAAGCAAGCCAAAGCAACTGATCATTGTCGATATCTATGAAAATAATGCTTATGATATTCAGTTAGAACTTAAAGAAAAATATCATGATTTAAATCTGGAAGTAATGATAGCATCGGTAAGAAATACTAAAAGAGTGGATTCATTATTCAAACGCTTTAGACCGGATATCGTTTATCATGCAGCAGCCCATAAACATGTGCCACTGATGGAAGATTCACCAAATGAAGCAGTAAAAAATAATGTTTTTGGAACATTGAATGTAGTAAAGGCTGCTGATAAATATAACACAAAACGATTTATTCTGATTTCTACAGATAAAGCAGTCAATCCAACAAATGTCATGGGAGCAACAAAGAGAATCTGTGAAATGATCGTACAGTCATACAATAAAAAATCAAAGACAGAATTTGTTGCAGTAAGATTTGGAAATGTACTGGGGTCAAATGGATCAGTAATACCGCTATTTAAAAAGCAGATCAAAGCAGGGGGACCGGTAACTGTAACGCATCCGGATATCATCCGTTATTTTATGACGATACCAGAAGCGGTATCACTAGTTTTACAGGCAGGAGCATATGCAAAAGGAGGAGAAATCTTCATTTTAGATATGGGAAAACCGGTAAATATAGCAGATATGGCAAGAAATCTAATCAAGCTATCAGGGTTTGAACCAGATGTAGATATCAAGATAGAATATACGGGATTAAGACCGGGAGAAAAGCTGTATGAAGAGCTGTTAATGAAAGAAGAAGGATTACAGGAGACACCAAATAAGCTGATTCATATAGGGAAACCAATCGAAATGAATGAAGAGGTATTCTTTGAAAGATTAAAGGAACTAAAAGAAGAGGCATATGAAGAAGTAGAAGATATCAGAACATTTATCAAGGAATTAGTACCGACATATAAAAATCCAAATGAAAAAACTATAACAAAAGAAAAAGTAGCAGTATAA
- a CDS encoding carboxymuconolactone decarboxylase family protein: MKNYYETDPEFMERFENFTFNEVVNEKGQTLDDFTRYMAIISTLLGCQGIDVYKLTLPRALDAGLSPVMIKEIVYQAVDYLGIGRVLPFLDATNDILTKRGIKLPLENQATTTLENRLEKGIEVQATIFGEHMKEAWKSGHINRWLAANCFGDYYTRTGLDLKQREIITFCFLAAQGGCEPQLIAHAKGNMNLGNDKDFLIRVVSQCLPYIGYPRSLNAITCINKAAE, from the coding sequence ATGAAAAACTATTATGAAACTGATCCCGAATTTATGGAACGTTTTGAAAACTTTACTTTTAATGAAGTTGTTAATGAGAAAGGACAAACACTAGATGATTTCACTCGCTATATGGCAATTATTTCTACATTGCTTGGATGTCAAGGAATTGATGTATACAAACTAACTTTGCCACGTGCTCTCGATGCTGGATTAAGCCCTGTAATGATAAAAGAAATAGTATATCAGGCTGTTGATTATTTAGGAATTGGTCGTGTGCTCCCTTTTTTAGATGCCACAAATGATATTTTAACTAAACGGGGTATTAAACTTCCATTAGAAAATCAAGCAACAACTACTTTAGAAAATCGTTTAGAAAAAGGAATTGAAGTCCAAGCAACTATTTTTGGTGAACATATGAAAGAAGCATGGAAAAGTGGACATATTAACCGTTGGTTAGCTGCTAATTGTTTTGGAGACTATTATACACGTACAGGTTTAGATTTAAAACAACGAGAAATAATCACTTTTTGTTTTTTAGCTGCACAAGGAGGATGCGAACCTCAATTAATTGCTCATGCTAAAGGAAATATGAACTTAGGAAATGATAAAGATTTCTTGATTAGAGTTGTATCTCAATGTCTTCCTTATATTGGCTATCCTCGTAGTTTAAATGCAATTACTTGTATTAATAAAGCTGCTGAATAA
- a CDS encoding MerR family transcriptional regulator → MTIDEASKRYNIPLNILHEYERWGLCNAVKKVMGAWQYDDTDLERLSLIMTLHDIGFESFEIETYMKLLLEKENSEDQRLKILEDKRRNILDDIHLKEKQLNYLDYLRYNIKLGG, encoded by the coding sequence ATGACCATTGATGAAGCAAGCAAACGTTATAATATCCCCTTAAATATTCTTCATGAATATGAACGTTGGGGATTATGTAACGCAGTAAAAAAAGTAATGGGTGCCTGGCAATATGATGACACAGATTTAGAGCGTTTAAGCTTAATTATGACATTACATGATATTGGTTTTGAAAGCTTTGAAATAGAAACATATATGAAACTACTATTAGAAAAAGAAAATAGTGAAGATCAACGTCTTAAAATACTAGAAGATAAAAGGCGAAATATTTTAGATGATATTCATTTAAAAGAAAAGCAATTAAATTATTTAGATTATCTACGTTATAATATAAAATTAGGAGGATAA
- the rpsO gene encoding 30S ribosomal protein S15 — MLTKAEKTAIMQKYATKEGDTGSPEVQIAVLTADINKLNDHFKQHPKDKHSNRGLLKKVGRRRDLLKYLRNKDIERYSALCESLGLRK; from the coding sequence ATGTTAACAAAAGCAGAAAAAACAGCTATTATGCAAAAATATGCTACTAAAGAAGGAGATACAGGTTCTCCAGAAGTACAAATCGCAGTATTAACTGCAGATATCAACAAATTAAATGATCACTTTAAACAACATCCAAAAGATAAACACTCTAATAGAGGTTTATTAAAAAAAGTTGGACGTAGAAGAGATTTATTAAAATACTTAAGAAATAAAGATATCGAAAGATATTCTGCTTTATGTGAAAGCTTAGGTTTAAGAAAATAA
- a CDS encoding EFR1 family ferrodoxin (N-terminal region resembles flavodoxins. C-terminal ferrodoxin region binds two 4Fe-4S clusters.), translating into MILYFSGTGNSRYISEVINSILNDEIVCINDYLKNNQKSIFESTKPYIIVCPTYAWRIPRVVEEFISDNVFNGNKMIYFVLTCGSSIGNAKKYVKELCDRVGLMYMGIKGIVMPENFITMFKAPDSDEAKKIISEAIKPSLLVAKRINEKDKLDDEKCNLIDKIASSFVNYVFYLMFVKSDGFYVKENCNGCATCKKLCPLNNIELVDNKPKWNNRCTQCMACIGGCPLNAIEYKKITQNKVRYYLKEHYRKV; encoded by the coding sequence ATGATTTTGTATTTTAGTGGTACTGGTAATAGTAGGTATATTAGTGAAGTAATTAATTCTATTTTAAATGATGAGATTGTTTGTATTAATGATTATTTAAAAAATAATCAAAAAAGTATTTTTGAAAGTACAAAACCTTATATTATCGTTTGTCCAACGTACGCTTGGAGAATTCCTAGAGTAGTTGAAGAATTTATTAGTGATAATGTTTTTAATGGAAATAAAATGATTTATTTTGTTTTAACATGTGGTAGTAGTATTGGTAATGCTAAAAAATATGTAAAAGAATTATGTGATAGAGTAGGGTTAATGTATATGGGGATTAAAGGAATTGTTATGCCTGAAAATTTTATTACAATGTTTAAAGCACCAGATAGTGATGAAGCTAAAAAAATTATTTCCGAGGCAATAAAACCTTCATTATTAGTGGCAAAAAGAATTAATGAAAAAGATAAATTAGATGATGAAAAATGTAATTTAATTGATAAAATTGCTAGTTCATTTGTTAATTATGTTTTTTATTTGATGTTTGTTAAAAGTGATGGATTTTATGTAAAGGAAAATTGTAATGGCTGTGCTACATGTAAAAAATTATGTCCATTAAATAATATTGAACTTGTTGATAATAAACCTAAATGGAATAACAGATGTACGCAGTGTATGGCATGTATTGGTGGTTGCCCTTTAAATGCTATTGAATATAAAAAAATAACCCAAAATAAAGTTAGATATTATTTAAAGGAACATTATAGAAAGGTATGA
- the ltrA gene encoding group II intron reverse transcriptase/maturase, which translates to MKDTQDKIGYCQLSLGLLYEDSTEYDNSGEVYPTSKQEISHTKNTNRFVVHEKLLETIMEDANIEKAIQRVMSNKGSGGVDKMQVAEVRTHFAQHWSYLKKLIMEGHYSPQAVKRVEIPKDNGKKRELGIPTVTDRVIQQAIVQVLTPIFEPQFSDNSYGFRPRRNAHQAVRKVVEYANEGYRYTVDLDLEKYFDTVNHSRLIQILSQTIKDGRVISLIHKYLNAGVIVKHKFEETTKGVPQGGPLSPLLSNIYLNEFDKEMERRGNRFVRYADDCVILFKSKRSAMRVKETVTRYLEEKLFVKVNQEKTKVAYITDIKFLGFGFYIEKSGNVRITVHKKSKEKMKKRIKEITKRNRPISSKELAKELKEYITGWVNYYRIANMSKHLREIDSWMRRRIRMIYWKRWKLVRTRYRNLQKLGINKSKAWEWANTRKSYWHIANSFILKRTLTNEVLKIYGFISALDYYNSINL; encoded by the coding sequence ATGAAAGATACTCAAGATAAAATAGGATACTGTCAACTATCATTAGGCTTACTCTATGAAGATAGTACGGAATACGACAATAGTGGAGAAGTGTATCCTACATCAAAACAAGAGATATCACATACGAAGAACACCAATAGATTTGTAGTACATGAGAAGTTACTTGAAACAATTATGGAGGATGCCAATATAGAAAAGGCAATCCAAAGGGTTATGAGTAATAAGGGAAGTGGTGGTGTAGATAAAATGCAAGTCGCAGAAGTTCGTACGCATTTCGCACAACACTGGTCTTATCTAAAGAAACTTATCATGGAGGGACATTATAGTCCACAAGCCGTTAAAAGAGTAGAAATACCAAAAGATAACGGAAAGAAAAGAGAGTTAGGAATTCCAACAGTGACGGATAGGGTCATACAACAGGCGATAGTACAGGTACTGACACCAATATTTGAACCCCAATTCAGTGACAATAGTTATGGGTTCCGACCAAGAAGAAATGCCCATCAAGCAGTAAGAAAAGTAGTCGAATACGCCAATGAAGGATATCGATATACAGTAGACCTAGATTTAGAGAAGTACTTTGATACAGTCAACCATTCAAGACTTATACAGATATTGTCACAAACTATTAAAGACGGAAGAGTTATATCACTCATACATAAATATCTCAATGCAGGAGTCATAGTAAAACATAAGTTTGAAGAAACTACAAAAGGAGTACCCCAAGGTGGGCCACTCAGCCCATTATTATCAAATATATATCTTAATGAATTTGATAAAGAAATGGAAAGAAGAGGAAATCGATTTGTAAGGTACGCAGATGACTGTGTCATACTATTCAAAAGTAAAAGAAGTGCAATGAGAGTCAAAGAAACAGTGACAAGATATTTAGAAGAGAAATTATTTGTAAAAGTGAACCAAGAGAAGACAAAGGTAGCCTATATTACTGATATAAAATTCTTGGGCTTTGGATTTTATATAGAGAAGAGTGGTAATGTACGAATCACTGTTCACAAGAAATCTAAAGAAAAGATGAAAAAGAGAATAAAGGAAATCACCAAAAGGAACCGACCAATATCAAGTAAGGAATTAGCTAAAGAGTTAAAAGAATACATTACAGGTTGGGTGAATTACTATAGGATAGCGAATATGAGTAAACATCTAAGGGAAATAGACTCATGGATGAGAAGAAGAATACGAATGATATATTGGAAAAGATGGAAGTTAGTAAGAACAAGGTATAGAAATTTACAAAAACTAGGTATTAATAAAAGTAAGGCATGGGAATGGGCAAACACAAGAAAAAGCTACTGGCACATCGCCAATAGCTTCATACTAAAAAGGACACTTACAAATGAAGTATTAAAAATATACGGATTTATAAGTGCACTAGATTATTACAACTCTATAAACTTATGA